A genomic window from Arthrobacter sp. FW305-BF8 includes:
- a CDS encoding SDR family oxidoreductase: MSTALVTGAGRLAGIGAGIARLLAADGWDLVLTYWQDYDARMPWGIQPDDVGRLTAELEAIGSRVVALPANFQDPGAVDRMMADVAAQAGTLHGMVLSHAESVDSGILDTTLESFERHFAVNTRASWQLVRAFAQQAADDGGAIVALTSDHTAFNLPYGASKGALDRIVIAAARELGPLGISANVLNPGPVDTGWMDGQTRAELARRQPGGRLGTPAEVAGTVAFLLSPAGRWVSGQLIKADGGFSA; the protein is encoded by the coding sequence ATGAGCACGGCGCTGGTCACCGGCGCCGGGCGGCTCGCCGGAATCGGTGCGGGGATCGCCCGCCTACTGGCCGCCGACGGCTGGGACCTGGTGCTGACCTACTGGCAGGACTACGACGCCCGCATGCCTTGGGGAATCCAGCCGGACGACGTCGGCCGGCTCACCGCCGAACTGGAGGCCATCGGCTCCAGGGTGGTGGCCCTGCCCGCCAACTTCCAGGACCCGGGCGCCGTCGACCGGATGATGGCAGACGTGGCCGCGCAGGCGGGGACCCTGCACGGAATGGTCCTCAGCCACGCCGAATCCGTCGATTCCGGCATCCTGGACACCACCCTCGAAAGCTTTGAGCGGCATTTCGCCGTGAATACGCGGGCCAGCTGGCAGCTAGTCCGCGCCTTCGCGCAGCAGGCGGCGGACGACGGCGGCGCGATCGTCGCGCTGACCAGTGACCACACAGCGTTCAACCTGCCGTACGGTGCGTCCAAGGGGGCCCTGGACCGGATCGTGATCGCCGCGGCGCGTGAACTTGGACCGCTCGGCATCAGCGCCAATGTCCTCAACCCCGGGCCGGTGGACACCGGCTGGATGGACGGCCAGACCCGCGCCGAGCTCGCCCGGCGCCAGCCCGGCGGCCGCCTGGGCACCCCCGCCGAGGTGGCGGGAACGGTGGCTTTCCTGCTGTCCCCGGCGGGCCGCTGGGTGTCCGGTCAGCTCATTAAGGCCGACGGCGGGTTCTCGGCCTAA
- a CDS encoding glycosyltransferase 87 family protein → MALLTARTRNDRPDSAAGGPGQGLDQTTELQPRRRGPVLAAVELGVLLTVAATAVFVASRLNAWGEKGLDFSVYWFGGKILNDAGLAPSGLYQPTVNWAGGPELPFTYPPFAALLFSLLAKVPQATALLLFNAAGVAVAAWVAALGVRYWNSKPTWRSTFASLTFRSALNRLAAVVLFLAVLNLGPWRETLAFGQINILLLGLMTADLLARSPRWRHGLPGGGFLVGVAAGIKLTPLVFGLYFLVRKDWRGLLNMCAGFAFTVLLGWLLRPAESLTFWLEILPDTSRIGGAGYVDNLSIKGALLHFGVPADAVNVPWLVLSLLAVGLGAALIKVASSQGARVVAISATALTMLLISPVSWSHHWVWMAAVLPAFAWTLRETPQRYRLQRAVMGAVLGMSTVVFLFSPKTIGTALGAENLNLQTPVLWIMASSAGVFCALAIMVCWLVALRRDAVAELAE, encoded by the coding sequence ATGGCACTGCTTACTGCCCGAACAAGGAACGACAGGCCAGACAGCGCCGCAGGAGGGCCCGGCCAGGGGCTGGATCAGACCACTGAACTGCAGCCGCGCCGGCGCGGGCCCGTACTGGCCGCCGTCGAACTTGGTGTCCTTTTGACGGTGGCGGCCACCGCCGTCTTCGTCGCGTCCCGGCTGAACGCCTGGGGCGAGAAGGGCCTGGACTTCAGCGTCTACTGGTTCGGCGGCAAGATCCTCAACGACGCCGGCCTGGCACCGTCGGGCCTCTACCAGCCGACGGTGAACTGGGCGGGCGGCCCCGAACTGCCCTTCACCTACCCGCCATTCGCGGCCCTCCTCTTCAGCCTGCTCGCGAAAGTGCCGCAGGCCACGGCGCTGCTGCTGTTCAACGCCGCCGGCGTCGCTGTCGCCGCTTGGGTGGCGGCGCTCGGCGTCCGCTACTGGAACAGCAAGCCCACCTGGCGCAGCACCTTCGCTTCGCTGACCTTCCGGTCCGCGCTCAACCGGCTCGCCGCCGTCGTGCTGTTCCTGGCCGTCCTGAATCTTGGGCCGTGGCGCGAAACGTTGGCCTTCGGCCAGATCAACATCCTCCTGCTGGGGCTGATGACGGCGGACCTGCTGGCCCGCAGTCCCCGTTGGCGGCATGGCCTGCCCGGCGGCGGCTTCCTGGTGGGCGTTGCCGCCGGGATCAAGCTGACACCGCTGGTCTTCGGCCTGTATTTCCTGGTGCGCAAGGACTGGCGCGGCCTGCTGAACATGTGCGCCGGGTTCGCGTTCACCGTGCTGCTCGGCTGGCTGCTCCGCCCGGCCGAATCCCTCACCTTCTGGCTGGAGATTCTTCCCGACACGTCCCGGATCGGCGGCGCCGGTTACGTGGACAACCTTTCCATCAAGGGTGCGCTGCTCCACTTCGGAGTTCCGGCGGACGCAGTGAACGTGCCCTGGCTGGTCCTGAGCCTGCTCGCTGTGGGTCTGGGCGCCGCCCTCATCAAGGTGGCCAGCAGCCAGGGTGCCAGGGTGGTGGCTATATCCGCCACGGCCCTCACCATGCTCCTGATCAGCCCCGTCTCCTGGTCGCACCACTGGGTGTGGATGGCCGCGGTGCTTCCGGCGTTCGCCTGGACGCTGCGCGAAACGCCCCAGCGGTACCGGCTGCAGCGCGCGGTGATGGGCGCCGTCCTGGGCATGTCCACCGTGGTGTTCCTGTTTTCGCCGAAGACCATCGGCACGGCCCTCGGCGCCGAAAACCTCAACCTCCAGACGCCGGTGCTGTGGATCATGGCCTCCAGTGCCGGAGTCTTCTGCGCGCTGGCCATCATGGTGTGCTGGCTCGTGGCCCTGCGGCGCGATGCGGTGGCGGAGCTGGCGGAATGA
- a CDS encoding LuxR C-terminal-related transcriptional regulator → MTGLLLETKFHVPRQRPGLATRPRLIERLNRGADATLTLVSAPAGFGKTTLLTEWLATVSANGWSAAWLSLEKRDNDSALFWTYFVTALRRASIGVGAPALSLLQSAQPPIEVLLATLLNDLHAVSNDVVLVLDDYHVIDAHEVQDGIAFLVEHLPPQVHLVIASRADPVLPLARLRARGELVELRAADLRFTVNEAEAYLNGSMGLELTGRDVAALEDRTEGWIVALQLAALSMQGREDVAAFIAGFAGDDRYIVDYLAEEVLQRQPEDVQHFLFQTSILDRLSGPLCDAVTGQDNGKLRLAALERANLFLVPLDDRRQWYRYHQLFADVLQARLVEERGDELPGLHRRASIWYEQNGEAFDAIRHALAAEDFERAADLIELAVPDIRRNRQEALLRGWLMVLPYDVVRVRPVLGVGLVGALVVCGDVGGVEDRLRDVERWLDPPPGVGKEIQGRATEMVVADDEEFRRLPETIEVYRAALALGRGDGPGTVSHAQRALDLAPEDDNVGRAAASGLLGLAYWGRGELEAAHRGYDECMAGLRRAGHLADTLGCAIALADIRLAQGRLTDAMCTYEQALEAASGRRGSVLRGEADMYVGMSGVCRERGDQQEAIRLLERSQELGPLGELPQNLYRGRVAMARILEGEGDLAGVLDLLAEAERLYVGDYFPNVRPVPALRARIQLAQGRLGEALGWVRERDLSVDDDLSYLREFEHITLARVLLARHAEEGAASSLQEAIRLLGRLLRAADDGGRTGSVIEILVLQALADQARGDIPAALASLRRAVALAEPEGYVRVFADEGAPMGSLLRAAANQRIAPGYLRRLMTFMNIAEVPTRVSGGLIEPLSERELDVLQLLGTDLDGPDIARVLVVSLNTVRTHTRHIYAKLGVNNRRAAVRQGQELGLFSRASDR, encoded by the coding sequence ATGACGGGACTACTTCTCGAGACCAAGTTCCACGTTCCCAGACAGCGACCCGGCCTGGCGACGCGCCCGAGGTTGATCGAGCGCCTGAACCGTGGAGCTGATGCCACGCTAACGCTCGTGTCGGCTCCGGCCGGGTTCGGTAAGACGACGCTGCTGACTGAGTGGCTGGCAACCGTTTCCGCTAATGGGTGGTCGGCAGCGTGGCTCTCGCTCGAGAAGCGTGACAACGATTCCGCGCTGTTTTGGACTTACTTCGTCACGGCGCTGAGGAGGGCGTCCATCGGGGTTGGCGCCCCTGCGCTCTCGCTCCTGCAGTCGGCGCAGCCCCCCATCGAAGTGCTCCTTGCCACTCTTCTCAATGACCTCCACGCTGTCTCGAACGATGTCGTCCTGGTTCTCGATGACTATCATGTGATCGACGCGCACGAGGTGCAGGACGGGATCGCATTCCTGGTGGAGCACCTGCCCCCGCAGGTGCACCTGGTCATCGCCAGCCGAGCCGACCCGGTGCTGCCGCTGGCGCGGTTACGGGCCCGGGGCGAGCTCGTCGAGCTCCGCGCCGCCGATCTGCGATTTACCGTAAATGAGGCGGAGGCCTACCTTAACGGCTCCATGGGCTTGGAGCTGACGGGCCGGGACGTAGCGGCGCTGGAAGACCGCACCGAAGGGTGGATCGTGGCACTCCAGCTCGCTGCGCTTTCGATGCAGGGCCGCGAGGACGTCGCCGCATTCATCGCAGGCTTCGCCGGGGACGACCGATATATCGTCGACTACCTGGCTGAGGAGGTCCTGCAGCGCCAGCCAGAGGATGTTCAACACTTCCTGTTCCAGACGTCCATCCTGGATCGGCTCAGCGGCCCTCTGTGCGATGCCGTCACAGGACAGGACAATGGCAAGCTCAGGCTGGCGGCACTGGAGCGGGCGAACCTGTTTCTGGTTCCCTTGGATGACCGCCGTCAGTGGTACCGCTATCACCAGCTTTTTGCGGATGTTCTGCAGGCGCGCCTCGTGGAGGAGCGCGGCGACGAGCTCCCGGGTCTCCATCGGCGGGCGAGCATTTGGTACGAACAGAACGGCGAGGCGTTCGATGCCATCCGCCATGCCTTGGCTGCGGAGGATTTCGAACGGGCGGCGGACCTTATCGAGCTGGCGGTGCCGGACATCCGGCGGAACAGGCAGGAGGCCCTGCTGCGCGGCTGGCTGATGGTGCTCCCGTACGATGTGGTCCGTGTCAGGCCGGTGCTGGGCGTGGGACTGGTGGGCGCGCTGGTGGTGTGCGGCGATGTCGGGGGAGTCGAAGACCGGCTGCGGGACGTCGAACGGTGGCTGGATCCACCCCCAGGTGTGGGCAAAGAAATTCAAGGCCGAGCAACGGAGATGGTCGTAGCCGACGACGAGGAATTTCGCCGCCTTCCCGAGACGATTGAAGTGTACCGGGCCGCGCTGGCGCTGGGCCGGGGCGATGGACCCGGGACGGTAAGCCACGCCCAGCGTGCGCTTGATCTTGCACCTGAGGACGACAATGTCGGCCGCGCCGCAGCCTCCGGATTGCTGGGACTCGCCTACTGGGGGCGTGGGGAGCTCGAGGCAGCCCATCGGGGGTATGACGAATGCATGGCTGGCCTGCGCCGTGCAGGGCACCTCGCGGACACCTTGGGATGCGCGATTGCCTTGGCGGACATACGCCTGGCGCAAGGGCGTCTCACCGATGCCATGTGCACCTACGAGCAAGCTTTGGAGGCTGCTTCTGGACGGCGCGGATCGGTTCTGCGCGGGGAAGCTGACATGTATGTGGGGATGAGCGGGGTCTGCCGGGAGCGCGGCGACCAGCAGGAAGCCATCCGACTCCTAGAGCGCAGCCAGGAGTTGGGGCCCCTTGGCGAGCTGCCTCAGAACCTGTATCGCGGGCGGGTCGCCATGGCGCGGATCCTCGAGGGGGAAGGTGACTTGGCCGGTGTGCTCGACCTCCTGGCTGAGGCGGAGCGACTCTACGTGGGCGATTACTTTCCCAATGTACGTCCGGTGCCGGCTTTGAGGGCCCGGATCCAGCTCGCGCAAGGGCGGTTGGGTGAAGCCCTCGGCTGGGTGCGGGAGCGAGACTTGTCGGTGGACGATGACCTCAGTTACCTTCGGGAGTTCGAGCACATCACCCTTGCCAGGGTGCTCCTGGCCCGGCATGCGGAAGAGGGCGCGGCGTCCTCGCTCCAGGAGGCCATCCGCCTGCTGGGGCGCCTGCTGCGGGCGGCAGACGACGGCGGCCGAACGGGAAGCGTCATCGAGATTCTCGTGCTGCAGGCCCTGGCCGACCAGGCACGGGGCGACATCCCTGCGGCGCTTGCATCACTGCGTCGAGCAGTAGCGTTGGCGGAGCCGGAGGGCTACGTTCGCGTTTTCGCTGATGAGGGCGCCCCGATGGGTTCACTGCTGAGAGCGGCTGCGAACCAACGGATAGCCCCGGGTTACCTGCGCCGGCTCATGACGTTCATGAACATTGCCGAGGTGCCCACGCGTGTCAGTGGGGGCCTGATCGAGCCGCTGAGTGAACGTGAGCTGGACGTTCTCCAGCTGCTCGGAACGGACCTCGACGGTCCGGACATTGCCCGCGTGCTCGTGGTGTCCCTGAACACGGTGCGCACTCACACCAGACACATCTACGCCAAGCTCGGCGTGAACAACCGCCGGGCCGCGGTCCGTCAGGGCCAGGAACTCGGTCTGTTCTCCCGAGCCAGCGACCGGTAG
- a CDS encoding methyltransferase family protein has translation MGTALFALAPATAAGLVPWLLTRWEVQGPVPGGAVAQAAGALLVGAGASVVANSFVRFAIEGVGTPAPFAPPKHLVVSGLYRHVRNPMYVPIAAAVVGQGLLLGQPKLFGYAALAAVPVAAFVRFYEEPALARKFGAEYGEYRKNVPRWLPRLTPWRPDN, from the coding sequence GTGGGGACGGCGCTGTTCGCTTTGGCTCCGGCGACGGCGGCCGGCCTCGTCCCGTGGCTGCTGACGCGTTGGGAGGTGCAGGGTCCGGTGCCCGGAGGCGCCGTGGCCCAGGCGGCCGGCGCGCTCCTCGTGGGGGCGGGCGCTTCCGTCGTCGCAAACTCCTTTGTGCGGTTTGCCATCGAAGGCGTGGGAACGCCGGCACCCTTCGCGCCACCGAAGCATCTTGTAGTCAGCGGGCTGTACCGCCACGTCCGGAATCCCATGTACGTGCCCATCGCCGCCGCCGTGGTTGGCCAGGGCCTGCTGCTGGGCCAGCCGAAACTCTTCGGCTACGCCGCGCTGGCGGCGGTCCCGGTTGCGGCCTTCGTCAGGTTCTACGAGGAGCCCGCGCTCGCGCGCAAGTTCGGGGCTGAGTATGGGGAGTACCGAAAGAACGTTCCGCGCTGGCTGCCGCGGCTGACGCCGTGGCGGCCGGACAACTGA
- a CDS encoding DUF4386 domain-containing protein produces the protein MTSIRPEAATKRVPMDPLRKTALAAGVLYLITFVSIPTLTLYRAVRTDSNYITGPGPDTATLWGGALEMIVALACIGTAVALYPVVKKQNEAVALGFVGARVLEAAVIVTGVVCLLSVVTLRQAGAGASALPTGQALAAMYGWTFLLGQTLMPAMNALLLGSLLYRSRLVPRVLPLLGLVGAPLLLASTAATYFGINNTLSVWSLIATAPIALWEFSLGVWLIVKGFSPSPITNGTTPAVAAPTPRDVPA, from the coding sequence ATGACCAGCATCCGGCCAGAAGCCGCAACGAAACGAGTGCCGATGGACCCGCTACGGAAGACCGCGCTGGCCGCGGGCGTGCTCTACCTGATCACCTTCGTCTCAATCCCGACACTCACCCTCTACAGGGCGGTGCGAACAGACTCCAACTACATCACCGGCCCCGGCCCGGACACCGCCACACTCTGGGGCGGTGCCCTTGAAATGATCGTAGCCCTTGCCTGCATCGGGACCGCGGTCGCACTGTACCCGGTGGTTAAAAAGCAAAACGAAGCGGTCGCGCTTGGCTTCGTCGGCGCACGCGTCCTCGAAGCTGCTGTCATTGTCACCGGCGTTGTTTGCCTTCTCTCGGTCGTGACCCTGCGGCAGGCCGGAGCCGGAGCAAGCGCTTTGCCCACGGGCCAGGCGCTGGCTGCGATGTATGGCTGGACGTTCCTCCTCGGACAAACCCTCATGCCGGCCATGAACGCCCTTCTCCTGGGCTCCCTCCTGTACCGGTCCCGCCTGGTGCCCCGGGTTCTTCCGTTGCTGGGACTGGTGGGCGCCCCGTTGCTCCTCGCTTCCACCGCCGCAACTTATTTCGGCATCAATAACACCCTCTCCGTGTGGTCGTTGATCGCGACGGCCCCGATCGCGCTTTGGGAGTTTTCGCTGGGCGTTTGGCTGATCGTCAAAGGCTTTAGCCCCAGTCCCATCACTAATGGCACGACGCCCGCCGTCGCAGCTCCCACCCCCAGAGACGTCCCCGCTTGA